One genomic window of Hydra vulgaris chromosome 03, alternate assembly HydraT2T_AEP includes the following:
- the LOC136077810 gene encoding uncharacterized protein LOC136077810, whose translation MCSIGLMTSDACKGQQDVIGTLSNEEKIAISLRCNIELSNLTTLCEKHATNYLKMYPIWQKACCDPFKKHTKKITKNLRVVTINESQDMMRSSLNIAPGKKLCKPCKQKIAKKADLKEEKQRQGEQDEDFLISSFKSKRQEINEELENFNISPLKSHSKSSKHILSEGKRKVARINEMVSNLTRKTESQFNAPSKLCYEPNDIKKKAENFNEIMSLIKEKILCSDKRTIVQLLTLAPSSWSILEVQNNFAVTEYQAKKARQLFNKKDCWLCIKGKSFKKK comes from the exons ATGTGTTCTATTGGGTTAATGACATCAGATGCATGCAAAGGCCAACAAGATGTTATTGGAACTTTAAGCAACGAAGAAAAAATAGCTATATCATTACGCTGTAACATTGAACTATCAAACTTAACAACATTATGTGAAAAACATGctacaaattatttgaaaatgtatCCTATATGGCAGAAAGCATGCTGTGATCCATTCAAAAAACATACAAAGAAAATTACAA aaaatcttagAGTAGTTACGATAAATGAGTCACAAGACATGATGAGAAGTAGCTTAAATATTGCTCCTGGGAAGAAACTTTGCAAACCCTGTAAGCAAAAGATTGCCAAAAAAGCAGATCTTAAAGAAGAGAAGCAAAGACAGGGTGAACAAGATGAAGATTTTCTAATATCATCATTCAAATCAAAAAGACAGGAGATCAATGaagaacttgaaaattttaatatatctccTCTAAAATCTCATTCAAAGTCATCAAAACATATACTCTCAGAAGGAAAGCGAAAAGTTGCGCGCATCAACGAAATGGTAAGTAACCTTACTAGAAAAACTGAAAGTCAATTCAATGCTCCCTCAAAACTGTGTTATGAACCaaatgacattaaaaagaaGGCTgaaaactttaatgaaattatgagcttgataaaagaaaaaattctatgtTCTGACAAAAGAACTATTGTTCAACTTCTAACACTGGCACCCTCAAGTTGGTCAATATTAGAAgtacaaaataactttgcagTTACAGAATACCAAGCAAAAAAGGCTagacaactttttaataaaaaggattGTTGGCTTTGTATAAAGGGAAAGTCTTTCaaaaagaaatag